From the genome of Trichomycterus rosablanca isolate fTriRos1 chromosome 18, fTriRos1.hap1, whole genome shotgun sequence:
cagccaacagagccccgtaggcagcgtcctgtgaccactgatgaaggtctagaagatgaccaactcaaacagcagcaatagattagcgatcgtctctgactttacatctacaaggtggaccaactaggtaggagtgtctaatagagtggacagtgaatggacacggtatttaaaaactccagcagcgctgctgtgtctaatccactcataccagcacgacacacactttcacaccaccaccatgtcagtgtcactgcagtgctgagaatgatccatcacctaaataatacctgctctgtagtggtcctgtggctgatcggtgtatttctgcattttttttcctgtttcattaacatatttacacataccATAAAAATAACCTTCACAAATTAAAATTCTTACAAGTTTgttgtgggttttctaaaaacatggcaatatctgctgggtcaaaaacaCGTACACCAGTttagattattaatttggtggtgCAAAACGTTCTACAGTATAATGCCATTCAGTTTTAAGACATTGACATGACATTCCTTATTAATCATTATAACAGACACTGGCACTACATTGTATCCCAATGGTGTCCACACCAAACTTTATGGACTTCTCTTTTTCTCTTAATGGAATTGCAGTTGTGAAACTGGAAAGGGTTTTCTCACAACAGTTGTCTATATATCACACATGTAGTATTAAGAATAGCTATTACTGGCCTTCTTCCTCCACTAGGCACTATGCATTAATTCAGGTAGCTTTTAGCTGCCATGCCATCAACTAATAAAAACCTCAGAAGATGTGTATCCACTACACCAAAGTCCAATGATCCAGTGCTCTACACCACTCCTGCCAGCACTTGGCATTTTAGCACATTATTTTTAGGCTTATGTCCAGCTGCCAAGCCATGGAAACCCAGTTTGTAAAGAACAGTCCTTGCGCTGACATTATGTTCAGATTTAGAATTGGTGGTTAATTTTTAATCTGtaggtcattttaaataagcatTAACAATGTATCACTGCAGCTCGGAAAAAGGCCACTTATGATAAGTTTGGAGAAGAAGGCCTGAAAGGTGGAATCCCACAGGAATCAGCGGCTAGTGGAGCCTGGTCATCAGGGTATGTTTACCATGGAAATCCTGAGAAAATATTCAGACAGTTTTTTGGAGGGAACAATCCTTTTGCTGGTAAGTTTTTTTCTTCAGACACAAAACTTGTTCTTTGTATTGATATTTAAGCTGAATTTTGATTTGTGAGATTCATTACTGTCTCCTCAGATTTTTATACTTCAGACAACAATGAAGTGGACATTGGTTTTGGAGGCCTTCGTGGACGAGGGGTAAAAAAGCAGGATCCACCCATCGAGCGTGACCTGCATTTAGCCCTAGAGGACCTTTTTTATGGATGCACGAAAAAGATGAAGATATCCCGACGTGTACGTGTTACTGAATATTGAAATTGGATATAACCTTATACCAGTAATAGGGCTGCAAGTATTAAATGTACACTTCCAATAACAACAgtagtatatttattttatttagatcaTGAATGAAGATGGTCACACATCCAGCATCAAAGACAAGATTTTAACCATTACTGTGAAACCAGGTTGGAATGATGGAACACGGATTACATTCGCCAAAGAGGGAGATCAGGTGTGTCTATAGTAAAACTATTTGTTTGCGTTTTTCTTATCCTGCctatgtacatgtgtatatgaaaactatttataataaaactaaacagcAAGTACAATTGAATGTCTAAATATTTCTCACAGGGCCCAAACAGCATCCCAGCAGACATTATTTTCATTGTTCGCCAGAAGCCCCATCCCCACTTTACCCGTCGAAATGATGACTTGATTTACACTGAAAATATCTCACTTGAGAAGGTGAGGCTAATCTTTTGAACTAACTGTAAGTGCTTACGTGCAGATTCACAGTATCTGAGGGGCATGAGCATTTGCTTTAGGTAAATGGAGATAATTTGAGGAAGGTTGTTGATCATCTTGATTTTCCTCAGGCGCTGACTGGGTTTTCAGTGGATGTAGAGACACTAGAAGGCAGACTTCTCAGCATTCCCATTAATGATATTGTACAGTGAGTACCTGTAAATAGTCATTTGTTTCTATACAGATGCTTTAAGATCTTTTTCTTGTTGTATTTTAGAACTTAAAATTTTCATACAGATATGAGTGGCATTATTGTCATAGTAGGTTACAACTGTTCCTCTCTGTGAAAATAATTGGAACACCTACAATCAAGAATGAGTCATTTTATAACTACGTGGGTTTCAGAAAATATGTTgggtaaaaatatacatatagaaACTTTTGTCATGGCCTCGAACCATTGGAGATTCCAGCCATAGCAGACTAGTGcaatttaccactgcgccacccaaacGCCCACTTGACCATCACATTTTTTGTAAAAACTTGACAAAAAGCAGTAGTGAAATATTGATTGCTGTGCTAAAATGTTCTTTGGGCATGCGACACAACATAACTGTTAAACTAATGAAAAATCTTGTAACTTGTATTCCCTTTAGTCCACAGTACAGCAAGGTGGTGACTGGTGAGGGAATGCCTTTATCCAGCAACCCATCTGCTAAAGGGGATCTCATAATCCAATTTAATACCCACTACCCCGAGAAACTCTCTCCAGAGAGAAGGCAGTTCATCAAGCAAGCACTCAACATGTGATTCCACACTAACCTTCAGAAAATGCATGATGCATGATTTCATTATTAAATGTTCCATTCTATTTCATGTTTAAATAAGAACACTGTACTTGGCCATACCATTATGTTctgagaaataaaaacacagctttattttctaaaagctttattagcaggctttaaaaatctttaaaaaagacAAGGGAAAAAAAGCAAAGCATGAAGGGTTCCTATCCTGGGATttgcttaattaaaataaaattaaaatctaGTGCTAAAAGAGAGGGGGAAGAAAGCAAGCACCTGAATGGCAATAGCCGGACCTAAAGAGGAGTAGCATAGTTATGACGAGCTGCCATCATCGCACGTTTTAGCTGTTCGTATGTGACGAACATCACCACGTTCCAGGAGCCCAGCCTAAGGAATGAAGGCATGAACCTGAAGGAGgggttaaaaaattaaaattaaaaactgcAGTGTATCAATGAGTCTAAGACTGATATTGTAATGCGAGAAAGTTATTActgatgcatttaaaaaaaaaaatttttttttaccccttgtAAAAGGCCATTGGTCCCTCTTTGGTCAGCATGGCCACAGCACAGTTTATGGCACTTCTGTACTGGCCATGGGCAGAGTTCATGTATCTTGTTTTCACAACATCAACTGGAGAAGCAATGATAGTGGTACAGAAACCAGCTCCAAATGCAGATGTAAAGTGGCATGGAAGGTCATCTGTGGAGAAGTGGATAAAACCTCAACACTCttgctaaaacagtatgtagtgGAACACAATATTTAACTATGTAGCTCAGTCTTACCAGTCATGGGTGTGGATTGCAGAAGAGCATCTTTAATGAGGTCATAGGTCACCAGCTCGGTACAGTTCACGATGGCATTGCGAGCAACGTTTGGGCCAGTTCCTGAAAAGGGTATAAAAATTCAGCAATGCTTGCTCAGCTGTTTATGATGTGCTAATTTATAAGCATCAAATGGTTACCTTTCCACAGCCCACGAATGCCTTCCTCTTTAGCGATGGCTCGATAGGCGTCCATGGTGCCACTGTAACGTTTGTTGGCAGGACCAGAGCTAACCTGAGCTTGAAAACGAACCTTCACAACATCTGTAGGTTGGGCCAGAGCAACTGCCATCGCTCCAGTGGTGCAACCAGCCAAAAGGCGACTGCCAACACCCACATCTATTAAAAAGGGTCGAGTCAGGTTCTCAAATGGAACATAAGATCTTAGTTTTTGTATCATGCACGGACAAGTTTTTGGGAAACTCAACTAGCAAAGAAGCCTCTGAAGTACCAAGTAAGATAATTGGTCTAAACATCACAGGCTCATTAACAATGGAGTCTGAAAAAGCATAAACGTACGATCTGATCCTCTGGTGTAAAACTGCTTGACTGAGTCGTAGAGGCCAATGCGGACTGACGCAAAGCTCATCTGGCGCTGCAGTCCAGCCACCAGCCCGTTGTAGAGACTCCTCGGTCCCTCTGTGCGCACCATGGTGGTAATGGTGCCAAACACGCCACGGTACTTCACTGAACTCACGTTCACGGTACCAGCGGTCTCCCCTTGGATCTGTACAAAACAAAATGGGCATGGAAAGACTTTACAGACACTGGGAGGTCTCCAGTAACAGGGTGTCCATGACGCAGTAATCCAATATCTGCCAGGGTCCTAGGACTTAAACATCAGCTCCAGGATCAGCTTGCATGGAAGAAAAGGAATCAGGAATCAAGAGGGGAAAGAAAATGGGGAAATAcaatgtcagtgtgtgtgtctagaAGTATTTGGAGATTAAAATCAGTCATTCTGGCATGATAACTGCCCCAGCTGCTTGGAAGAAAGCATTGTCGAAAAAATGTTAGCATTTTAAAGGCACTCCTTCCTGTTGCCACTGGGGAAAGACATCAAATCTAATAAAGACCTACCTGGAGCCTGACTTTGGCAGTATCCAGTGGAAAGGTGAAGAGGTCAGCGATGCAGGCTGCAGTTCCAGCACCGACAAACTTTACAGCAGCAGTCGGGGGCACGTCCACAGGTTTAAAGCCAACCATTTTGGTATGAGCAGGTGTTGCAGGAATGTTTAGACGGAAATGGATGTCTTGATGACCAATGATGTGAAAACAAGATAGGTAAACTCTACCCTGATCTGgggaagaggaaaaaaaaaaaaacaacccaaaGGCACTTAGATTATTAACTTAAAACATTAGTGCATTCATATATTTGCGAAAATAGTGAAGGAATTCCACATATTTTCCACGATATTGCCAAAATAGTGTACCGTACTGTGTACAGAGTGCAAGGAAAAATACTGCACTCATACAGGGTAAAACATCCTTTTATAGGTGAAGCTCGAAGAAGCACCTAAACAGTTGAGCTTATATCAAATGTCTATAAGTGTCAAACGGTATTGATTTGGCATTACAGTTTATGCCATGGTATAAACAGTTCTGTGCATAACCAATATGACAAGATCCaggtatttctttatttattaggattttaacggcatgttttacacattcatgacagaaacggtagttactcattacacaagattcatcagttcacaagttctaggtcaaacacagtcatggacaatgctatatctccaatccacctcagttgcatgtctttgcactgtgggaaaactccacacagaaaggacccagaccgccccaactggggatTTTTACTATGGATAAGTGTCAAACGATACAGATTTGGCATTACAGTTTATGCCATGGTATAGATAGTTATATGCATAAACAATATGACCAGATCCAGATATAGTTACTGTAATATAAAATGTCATGTAACGTGATGTAGACATTCTATATCACCCACCCCTACAGTAAAACTAATTTTGCAGcctttgcattttaataactgATCATTTCATTAATGGCCGTTTTTCATAAGGTTTCAGAATAcgcattaaaattattaaaatgattgtttATGAAACGGagagttccggtcctaaaatctgattggctgagccgcgttcgaagccgtcgtaaaatccccgatatacgcacacctatgaccacctcacatcattccatattaatacgccactgaaaagaaaaagtacaaacttggttgaacactattttaggtcatgtactatacatggaaatgtccagattaatataaacagtaatcctaatcattacgCGGGTGTTTCGTTTAAGAAATAgcgtaagtgtgtttgtggaggaatgtttattgcgaatgttatgttcgccctcattttgcctagcaacactgttaacggactacctgatttcgcggaagaatgctttttgtaagtgtttttgtaaataaaaacatttataaattgaacattgttgtattttattatactttatGTTGactgccgttttataaaagcaataagccacgagagaccgtgcgttactgctatgattttatcacggcgtgataaaaatcacagtaacgcagtCTCTCATGGCTTATTGCAAATTATTTCCATTATTTATCAATTGGTGTATGAGCTACAATTTTGATCAAATCCCCACTAAATGTAATTCTTAATTTATTCACACCATTCCTATAACAGCCCATGAGTGTGGGTAAATTTGATTtcaaatgtatttgaaacctatttaaagtgcttttaactTGAATTTTTGTCACCTTAAGTATTTAGATTGGGTACTGTAAAGGCATCCACATTGGTCTGTTATATACCAGGGGAACATCGTGTACCCTCTGAACAAAAACAAGtgctcggggggggggggggggggggggggggcgcatTAGCCTCACCCTCTGCGGAAGTTTAGTTACAGGCTGATTCTGCCGGTTTGCTTATCATAGCGCCACACAAGTTACATAAAGAAGTGCTGTCGTCAGAGAGCGTCTCAACCAGGGAATATGGGAAGTGAACATTTCTGACACGTCAATACCGTTGGTCACCAGCTATACATTTAAAAGGGAAACATTACTTATATTCGAGTTCTGCAAAGTGACCACGAAATCTGTCCTGTTTATCCATTTAATGTGACACTGCTGTTGGAAAGTTGGGTTGAATTATAGGTTACACAGAGACATCCTGTAGTTAACATACCTTGATTAAACAAACCCCAGGCAACGCAGCCAGAGAAAATCAAGATTCTCTAAAAGCGTCCCTCTGGTTGAAATGACTTTCAACTATAATCTCGTTGCCGTGTTCTTCCATAGAAAATCGTTCAGAAAACGGACACCTAAAAAACATACTCCTGAGAAAGGAAGAACAAGAACAGTCAATGTAAACAAACCTGCCAGCACAACCAGCTCGACTGTTTACCGGTCGAGTTCTGTTTTACTTCATATATGTACGTTAACAATCATGTAAAGCAGTCAAAAAATTGAAGAAGTAATACTTACAATGAAAAAGACAAGAAAAGTTAAATAAGTGCAAGATATAAACCGGGTTTTTCTGAAAAAAAGATCCGCTCACCGCAGAACAGAAATAACAGCTCAACAGTAAACCAGGAACAAAGAGCAGCTGGCTTTATAACCCCCTCGGCGTGACGTCATTCACCACCCCCACGCGCAAGCCACATGTTCCGATAACTCGCGTGCAAGCAGATCTTCCGGCGTGGTGTAGAGAAAAACACCTCTGCATCCACGCTGTGCTATAGCATTCAGTGTTCACCATTAGattcattctattctattcatttcatcttttttttgtttcttcacAGAAAGCCAGTGCAGACAGTGGCAACTAACACTTGTTTTGGCAATTCCTTAGCTTAAAAAAGACAAGTGATGTGCATCTACAATTACACAGAGGCATGTAGATAGTAAAACAATGGTATATAATTTCATGTTTTTGAGAAAGTAAGCAAGTGTAATCCAATAATAACACCAAACCTCCAACAAAGTATAGAGGTCGAAGCATCATGAAATGTTGCAAAAGTGCTGGGGCATTACATATAAGATgaatactgtatttataaaacaatGTACCACAACATAGTACATTGAGGTAATCTCTTCTGTACTAGAAGGTAATCTCATGTGCCAAAAAATTTATGTGAAGAAAAGATAGACATTTCATGATAACATCAAAAACCTTTctgatagcctagtggttaaggtactggactattaatcaaaaTGCTTAAATAGgcatttaaacttttttttaagcacTGAAATTAAAGAAGGCAGATAGTGAGACATGGGGGGTAATTTTAATCATCTGTacacattatttaataattacataattgAAAGTAACTTAATTGAGTGTGTTGTAAAAATAACTATGTTACAGCTTACCACTGTTGTCAACCACTGCTGTTCGTCTTGGCCTAGTGTTCTCCGTTAAAGACCCTGGTCATAAGATGCTGTCAGGATGCATCCTAAAATGAAAATCACACAACAGGCtagtaaaaaaattaacatgTAGTTTCTCAAATAAAGTTCTTCTAAAAATCTTATTGAATTTAGGGGTGACTGAAATCCTGTGTTTTGTGTAACAAtgtttgttaatattattattattattttatctggaCAACATAAAGCCACAATGAAATCaaaatacgtatatatatatatatatatatacagtgccttgcaaaagtattcagcccccttgaacttttcaaccttttgccacatttcaggcttcaaacataacgatatgaaattgtaattttttgtgaagaatcaacaacaagtgggacacaatcgtgaagtggaacgaaatttattggatattttaaacatttttttgaaataaaaaactgaaaagtggggcgtgcaatattattcagcccccttgcgttaatactttgtagcgccaccttttgctgcgattacagctgcaagtcgcttggggtatgtctctatcagttttgcacatcgagagacagaaatttttgcccattctttcttgcaaaacagctcgagctcagtgaggttggatggagagcgtttgtgaacagcagttttcagctctttccacagattctcgatgggattcaggtctggactttgacttggccattctaacacctggatacgtttatttgtgaaccattccattgtagattttgctttatgttttggatcattgtcttgttggaagataaatctccgtcccagtctcaggtcttttgcagactgcaacaggttttcttccagaatggtcctgtatttggctccatccatcttcccatcaattttaaccatcttccctgtccctgctgaagaaaagcaggcccaaaccatgatgctgccaccaccatgtttgacagtggggatggtgtgttcagggtgatgagctgtgttgcttttacgccaaacataacgttttgcattgtggccaaaaagttcgattttggtttcatctgaccagagcaccttcttccacatgtttggtgtgtctcccaggtgactttttatagatatctttgagaaatggctttcttcttgccactcttccataaaggccagatttgtgcagtgtacgactgattgtgtcctatggacagagtctcccacctcagctgtagatctctgcagttcattcagagtgatcatgggcctcttggctgcatctctgatcagtcttctccttgtttgagctgaaagttta
Proteins encoded in this window:
- the dnajb13 gene encoding dnaJ homolog subfamily B member 13; the encoded protein is MGKDYYSVLELNRDATDADIKKSYRRLALKYHPDNNSQPGAYETFNQLAEAYDVLSDPRKKATYDKFGEEGLKGGIPQESAASGAWSSGYVYHGNPEKIFRQFFGGNNPFADFYTSDNNEVDIGFGGLRGRGVKKQDPPIERDLHLALEDLFYGCTKKMKISRRIMNEDGHTSSIKDKILTITVKPGWNDGTRITFAKEGDQGPNSIPADIIFIVRQKPHPHFTRRNDDLIYTENISLEKALTGFSVDVETLEGRLLSIPINDIVHPQYSKVVTGEGMPLSSNPSAKGDLIIQFNTHYPEKLSPERRQFIKQALNM
- the ucp2 gene encoding mitochondrial uncoupling protein 2, producing MVGFKPVDVPPTAAVKFVGAGTAACIADLFTFPLDTAKVRLQIQGETAGTVNVSSVKYRGVFGTITTMVRTEGPRSLYNGLVAGLQRQMSFASVRIGLYDSVKQFYTRGSDHVGVGSRLLAGCTTGAMAVALAQPTDVVKVRFQAQVSSGPANKRYSGTMDAYRAIAKEEGIRGLWKGTGPNVARNAIVNCTELVTYDLIKDALLQSTPMTDDLPCHFTSAFGAGFCTTIIASPVDVVKTRYMNSAHGQYRSAINCAVAMLTKEGPMAFYKGFMPSFLRLGSWNVVMFVTYEQLKRAMMAARHNYATPL